ATGAAGACAATGGAGAGTTGCCTAAAACGATACAAAATAGAAGAGACTAATGGCAAAACACGATTTCACATGTCTTCGATCCCATGGACAAACTCAATAGCCTTTCTTTGACACTCAATCGCCATTGATATTCTTCCCCCACTTTCCCAGCAAAATTTATTACGAGGTTCTTCAAAACTAATGCATGGCTCAGGAAAAAACCAACCAATTCGAACATATGTTCGTCTTCCTCAAAGCGTAAAATTTCTATCTCCTCAAGGTCAAACAGCAAACATGAAGGCACTGTTTTAGGCAGGGACTTTAAACCTCTTTTTGGAGTTGCCTGAAcataacaagaaaaagaaaaagtgagtcTGTAATGCAACTAAAATGAATATCCACACACTAAAAAAAACGCTTCATACAAAAGTGAGAACAAGCTTCTTCAGATGAGGCAGGCAATGTAAAAATTCCACAAGCCACGTTCCTTGCCAATCATCACCCTCAttacaaaaatccaaaaaaacaaGGCTGGGAAATATAAGAACTGGATCAAGACGCGATCTGAAAACCTGTACATAAAAAACGTGTAgctattatatcatgtttaaagAGAGTTTGATATTCGAAAGACTAAAATGACTTACCGTTTCAGCCTCGATAATAGACAAGAATAAAGACTGTACATTGCAAATTGCTTGAAGAAGACGAGTTGCATTACGTTCATCCTCCTGGTATCGAGAGATTAAAATATCCGCTTCTTCTAGAAGTTTCATGCTACTTAAAGTAAAGAAATCGCCTACAGAGTCATTGTATTCAAAACATTCAAGATTTGGTGCATTTATCTTAACCACATAATCGATATCATTGGGAAATTTGGTTAGCAAAACATGAAAATCCAGCACCAGTCGCTTAAGTGAAGGGCTATGGATATTGACCGCGGTTTTTCCTAAAGACGAGCCCCCTGGCACCATAAGCAAGTCTTCAAGCGCAAGACAACCAGAAACCAATCTAAAAACTGAATCATTTGAAGGTGTGAAGACCTTAAGATGTAGAGTCCTGAGATTTGGCAAACAAACCTTGGTTGGAACATTAATCTCACCCcaaaatctcaatttcaatgTCACCAATGAGTGAGAAGTAAATAGTTGGGTCGGCAACATGGGActcttttcaaaatatatttcaatttcctTGACACCACGCCACAATGTAGCACAAATCCAACCATAAAGACGTAAATTATCAACATCACATACTTCGTCATCCACCCTAAAGCATTCTAAACTTACCTGATTAGGGAAAATGTACAGTAACCTATCAACAAAGTGGTTGAAGTTGTTAAATTTTTCCTTACTCACACCCTGTAAACATTCTTCAAAATCAAGGATAGACATTGACGATGCAAAGAGATACCTCCACCTAGGTGAAAGAATAGAGGTTCGAACTGCATCTTTAATGGGTAGAAAAGATAAAATGCGACAAAGAATGGGATCGGATATGATACTGATCCTATCTAATACACCCACAGATTCCGCTTTCTTGGCCATCAACTATAAACTTAGAAAAGGGAATACCGGGGGGGTTGGCTTAAAGGATTATGGAAATTGCAAGAGAAGTGAggattaattt
The nucleotide sequence above comes from Gossypium raimondii isolate GPD5lz chromosome 13, ASM2569854v1, whole genome shotgun sequence. Encoded proteins:
- the LOC105781804 gene encoding F-box protein At4g22280, which produces MAKKAESVGVLDRISIISDPILCRILSFLPIKDAVRTSILSPRWRYLFASSMSILDFEECLQGVSKEKFNNFNHFVDRLLYIFPNQVSLECFRVDDEVCDVDNLRLYGWICATLWRGVKEIEIYFEKSPMLPTQLFTSHSLVTLKLRFWGEINVPTKVCLPNLRTLHLKVFTPSNDSVFRLVSGCLALEDLLMVPGGSSLGKTAVNIHSPSLKRLVLDFHVLLTKFPNDIDYVVKINAPNLECFEYNDSVGDFFTLSSMKLLEEADILISRYQEDERNATRLLQAICNVQSLFLSIIEAETVFRSRLDPVLIFPSLVFLDFCNEGDDWQGTWLVEFLHCLPHLKKLVLTFATPKRGLKSLPKTVPSCLLFDLEEIEILRFEEDEHMFELVGFFLSHALVLKNLVINFAGKVGEEYQWRLSVKERLLSLSMGSKTCEIVFCH